One Nocardioides aromaticivorans genomic window carries:
- a CDS encoding TIGR03084 family metal-binding protein, giving the protein MSVLDDVLADLAAEGDQLRAAVAGLDADGWRTLTPAEGWDVATTIAHLLWTDEVAVLAAGSLTDEGKQAWDAVVLLAIEDPTGFVDKEALRIGELPADELLARWDAARPALVEALKAYPEGLKMPWFGPPMSPTSMATARFMETWAHSLDVYDALGTRPEVTDRIRHVAHIGVRTRNFSYANNGLEAPAEEFRVELTAPSGATWTWGPEDAPQKVTGSAYDFCQLVTQRVHRDDTDLVAVGDDAEKWLTIAQAFAGPAGGGRDPR; this is encoded by the coding sequence ATGAGTGTCCTCGACGACGTCCTCGCCGACCTGGCCGCCGAGGGCGACCAGCTCCGCGCCGCCGTGGCCGGCCTCGACGCGGACGGCTGGCGCACCCTGACGCCCGCCGAGGGCTGGGACGTGGCCACCACGATCGCCCACCTGTTGTGGACCGACGAGGTCGCCGTGCTCGCCGCCGGGTCGCTGACCGACGAGGGCAAGCAGGCGTGGGACGCCGTCGTACTCCTGGCGATCGAGGACCCGACCGGGTTCGTCGACAAGGAGGCGCTGCGCATCGGCGAGCTCCCCGCCGACGAGCTGCTCGCCCGCTGGGACGCCGCCCGGCCCGCGCTTGTCGAGGCGCTGAAGGCCTACCCCGAGGGCCTCAAGATGCCGTGGTTCGGCCCGCCGATGTCGCCGACGTCGATGGCGACCGCGCGGTTCATGGAGACCTGGGCCCACTCCCTCGACGTGTACGACGCCCTCGGCACCCGTCCGGAGGTGACCGACCGGATCCGCCACGTCGCCCACATCGGCGTGCGCACCCGCAACTTCTCCTACGCCAACAACGGCCTCGAGGCTCCGGCTGAGGAGTTCCGCGTCGAGCTGACGGCGCCCAGCGGCGCGACCTGGACCTGGGGCCCGGAGGACGCTCCCCAGAAGGTCACCGGCTCGGCGTACGACTTCTGCCAGCTGGTCACCCAGCGGGTGCACCGTGACGACACCGACCTGGTGGCCGTCGGCGACGACGCCGAGAAGTGGCTCACCATCGCGCAGGCGTTCGCCGGTCCGGCGGGCGGCGGAAGGGATCCCCGATGA
- a CDS encoding acyl-CoA dehydrogenase family protein: MSTFNHGWTPEQLALKQSAIEFTRREVTPHLDQWEKDGELPRELQKKLAHAGLLGVGVPEEVGGDGGTLLDICAAQEGFMEAGWSGGAMASAFTHGIAIPHIIQNGSQELIDTWVRPTLSGDLIGSMAVTEPGTGSDVASISTRAVRDGDHWVINGAKTFITSSVRGDFVTTAVRTGEAGAHGISMIVVPKGTPGFTVSRKLDKMGWLASDTGELSYVDVRVPVGNLVGQENHGFYYIAENFVTERIFLALMGYGHAMRCLALSVQYCKDRETFGKPLVKNQVVRAKLVEMHRQVAVARGYTLEVAQRYVAGENVIAEACLAKQTAVDTAVWVADQAVQLHGGMGYMRESEVERHYRDVRLLPIGGGATEVLTDLAAKLLGYS, from the coding sequence ATGAGTACCTTCAACCACGGCTGGACGCCCGAGCAGCTGGCGCTGAAGCAGAGCGCGATCGAGTTCACCCGGCGGGAGGTGACGCCGCACCTCGACCAGTGGGAGAAGGACGGCGAGCTGCCCCGCGAGCTGCAGAAGAAGCTCGCCCACGCGGGCCTGCTCGGCGTCGGCGTCCCGGAGGAGGTCGGCGGCGACGGCGGCACCCTGCTCGACATCTGCGCGGCCCAGGAGGGCTTCATGGAGGCCGGGTGGTCCGGCGGCGCGATGGCGAGCGCGTTCACCCACGGCATCGCGATCCCGCACATCATCCAGAACGGCTCCCAGGAGCTCATCGACACCTGGGTCCGCCCGACGCTGAGCGGCGACCTGATCGGGTCGATGGCCGTCACCGAGCCGGGCACCGGCTCCGACGTCGCCAGCATCAGCACCCGCGCGGTCCGCGACGGCGACCACTGGGTGATCAACGGCGCGAAGACGTTCATCACCTCCAGCGTCCGCGGCGACTTCGTGACGACGGCCGTGCGCACCGGCGAGGCCGGCGCGCACGGCATCTCGATGATCGTCGTACCCAAGGGGACGCCGGGCTTCACCGTCTCCCGCAAGCTCGACAAGATGGGCTGGCTGGCGTCCGACACCGGCGAGCTGTCGTACGTCGACGTGCGGGTCCCGGTCGGCAACCTGGTCGGCCAGGAGAACCACGGCTTCTACTACATCGCCGAGAACTTCGTGACCGAGCGGATCTTCCTCGCGCTGATGGGCTACGGCCACGCGATGCGCTGCCTGGCCCTGTCGGTGCAGTACTGCAAGGACCGCGAGACCTTCGGCAAGCCGCTGGTGAAGAACCAGGTCGTGCGGGCCAAGCTGGTCGAGATGCACCGCCAGGTGGCGGTCGCCCGCGGCTACACCCTCGAGGTCGCGCAGCGGTACGTCGCCGGCGAGAACGTCATCGCCGAGGCCTGCCTCGCCAAGCAGACCGCCGTCGACACCGCCGTGTGGGTGGCCGACCAGGCCGTCCAGCTGCACGGCGGCATGGGCTACATGCGCGAGTCCGAGGTCGAGCGGCACTACCGCGACGTCCGGCTGCTGCCGATCGGTGGAGGCGCGACGGAGGTCCTCACCGACCTCGCGGCCAAGCTGCTGGGGTACTCCTGA
- a CDS encoding acyclic terpene utilization AtuA family protein gives MTTPIKVANCSGFYGDRLSALKEQLEGGDVDVITGDYLAELTMLILGMDTLRDADLGYARTFLKQLEGTLGLAIDKGVKIVTNAGGLNPAGLATQVQKLAAELGVDAKVAHVEGDDLRSANLFEGALTANAYLGAFGIASALTRGADIVVTGRVTDASVVVGPAIAHHGWTPESYDALAGAVVAGHVIECGTQATGGNFSGFTDLFRAGAPMTKPLGFPIAEIAADGSSIITKHDGTGGAVTVDTVTAQLLYEIQTTRYLNPDVTTHLDSVRLRDAGPDRVEISGVTGSAPPEQLKVAVNTLGGYRNQVEFVLTGLDIDAKAEWLRSQLDPQLTAADVTWTQTPARGGDSDTEEGASVILRCIGKDPEAGPLGKPFTGPAVELALASYPGFTMTTPPQKPSPFGIYRPEYVDRSAVEHTVVHHDGTREVIADPTTFAGPAELDPELGKRPSPYPAPADTITRRMPLGSFVHARSGDKGGDANLGLWVKNDGSPKYEARVQWLAKIVKDRKVRELVPEAKDLDVDVYVLPNLGAVNIVIHGLLGDGVAASTRFDPQAKGLGEWVRSRIVHIQEDLL, from the coding sequence ATGACCACACCCATCAAGGTCGCCAACTGCAGCGGCTTCTACGGCGACCGGCTCTCGGCACTGAAGGAGCAGCTGGAGGGTGGCGACGTCGACGTCATCACCGGCGACTACCTCGCCGAGCTGACCATGCTGATCCTGGGCATGGACACGCTGCGCGACGCCGACCTCGGCTACGCACGCACCTTCCTCAAGCAGCTCGAGGGCACCCTCGGCCTCGCGATCGACAAGGGCGTCAAGATCGTCACCAACGCCGGTGGCCTCAACCCGGCCGGCCTCGCGACGCAGGTGCAGAAGCTCGCCGCCGAGCTCGGTGTCGACGCCAAGGTCGCCCATGTCGAGGGCGACGACCTGCGCTCGGCCAACCTGTTCGAGGGGGCGCTGACGGCCAACGCCTACCTCGGCGCGTTCGGCATCGCCTCCGCCCTGACCCGTGGCGCCGACATCGTCGTCACCGGGCGCGTGACCGACGCCAGCGTCGTCGTCGGTCCCGCGATCGCCCACCACGGCTGGACCCCCGAGTCGTACGACGCCCTGGCCGGCGCCGTCGTCGCGGGCCACGTCATCGAGTGCGGCACCCAGGCGACCGGTGGCAACTTCTCCGGCTTCACCGACCTGTTCCGCGCCGGTGCCCCGATGACGAAGCCGCTGGGTTTCCCCATCGCCGAGATCGCCGCCGACGGCAGCAGCATCATCACCAAGCACGACGGCACGGGCGGTGCGGTCACCGTCGACACCGTCACCGCGCAGCTGCTCTACGAGATCCAGACCACGCGCTACCTCAACCCCGATGTCACCACCCACCTCGACTCCGTCCGGCTCCGCGACGCCGGCCCGGACCGGGTCGAGATCTCCGGCGTCACCGGCAGCGCGCCGCCCGAGCAGCTCAAGGTCGCGGTCAACACGCTCGGCGGCTACCGCAACCAGGTGGAGTTCGTGCTGACCGGGCTCGACATCGACGCCAAGGCGGAGTGGCTGCGCAGCCAGCTCGACCCGCAGCTGACGGCCGCCGACGTGACCTGGACCCAGACGCCCGCCCGCGGCGGCGACTCCGACACCGAGGAAGGCGCGTCGGTGATCCTGCGCTGCATTGGCAAGGACCCCGAGGCCGGCCCGCTCGGCAAGCCGTTCACCGGCCCGGCCGTCGAGCTCGCGCTCGCCAGCTACCCCGGCTTCACGATGACCACCCCGCCGCAGAAGCCCAGCCCGTTCGGCATCTACAGGCCCGAGTACGTCGACCGGTCGGCCGTCGAGCACACGGTCGTCCACCACGACGGCACCCGCGAGGTGATCGCCGACCCGACCACCTTCGCCGGCCCGGCCGAGCTCGACCCCGAGCTCGGGAAGCGGCCGTCGCCGTACCCCGCGCCGGCGGACACGATCACCCGCCGCATGCCGTTGGGGAGCTTCGTGCACGCCCGCTCCGGCGACAAGGGCGGTGACGCCAACCTCGGCCTGTGGGTGAAGAACGACGGCTCGCCGAAGTACGAGGCGCGGGTCCAGTGGCTCGCGAAGATCGTCAAGGACCGCAAGGTCCGCGAGCTCGTGCCCGAGGCGAAGGACCTCGACGTCGACGTCTACGTGCTGCCCAACCTGGGCGCCGTGAACATCGTGATCCACGGCCTGCTCGGCGACGGCGTCGCCGCGTCCACGCGCTTCGACCCGCAGGCCAAGGGCCTGGGCGAGTGGGTCCGCAGCCGCATCGTCCACATCCAGGAGGACCTTCTATGA
- a CDS encoding SRPBCC family protein, whose protein sequence is MSLLKPLGGEVSVHMKAPVEDVWALVSDVTRIGEFSPETFEAQWTHGATGPAVGARFKGHVKRNGVGPVYWTPCTVTKCVEPGSNGQAVFEFAVGLDDNAINTWGYRMAPENGGTRVTEYFRLTPAWYIRGYWLLLGRLRSKTNERGMRTTLERMKAVVEA, encoded by the coding sequence ATGAGCCTCCTCAAGCCGCTCGGCGGCGAGGTGAGCGTGCACATGAAGGCGCCGGTCGAGGACGTGTGGGCGCTGGTCAGCGACGTGACCCGGATCGGGGAGTTCTCCCCCGAGACCTTCGAGGCGCAGTGGACCCACGGCGCGACCGGCCCCGCGGTCGGTGCGCGCTTCAAGGGGCACGTGAAGCGCAACGGCGTCGGGCCCGTCTACTGGACGCCCTGCACCGTCACGAAGTGCGTCGAGCCGGGCAGCAACGGCCAGGCGGTCTTCGAGTTCGCCGTCGGCCTCGACGACAACGCCATCAACACGTGGGGCTACCGGATGGCTCCGGAGAACGGCGGCACCCGCGTCACCGAGTACTTCCGGCTCACCCCGGCCTGGTACATCCGCGGCTACTGGCTCCTCCTGGGCCGGCTGCGCAGCAAGACCAACGAGCGCGGCATGCGCACGACCCTCGAGAGGATGAAGGCGGTGGTGGAGGCATGA
- a CDS encoding acyl-CoA carboxylase subunit beta: MTTTETEAVAEEQTPEQLRRTAMEEKLASLHAEQAKAVEAGGKYIARHKERGKLTARERIELLVDEGSAFLELMPLAGWGSDFAVGASLVTGIGVVEGVECMIIANDPTVKGGALNPWSLKKSFRAAEIAEKNFLPSINLTESGGADLPTQKEIFIPGGRGFRDLTRSSARKQPTISVVFGNSTAGGAYVPGMSDYVIMVKEQAKVFLAGPPLVKMATGEESDDETLGGAEMHSRISGSSDFLAVDEYDAIRLARRTVARLNWRKAGTPPAVDYAEPDLDPEDLLDLIPTDLKEPFDPREAILRIVDGTSAGNGQPFDEFKPLYGSALCVGWAQIHGHPVGILANARGVLMSEEAQKAAQFIQLANQKDTPLLFLHNTTGYMVGAEYEQGGIIKHGAMMINAVSNSKVPHLTVIMGASYGAGNYGMNGRAYDPRFLFTWPSAKSSVMGPAQLAGVLEIVARESAEKKGQPFDAEGFAGIKEMVEQQIEEQSLPYVLSGMVYDDGVIDPRDTRTVLGICLSVIDNQPIEGAMNFGVFRM, from the coding sequence ATGACCACGACGGAGACCGAGGCGGTCGCGGAGGAGCAGACGCCCGAGCAGCTGCGGCGTACGGCCATGGAGGAGAAGCTCGCCTCGCTGCACGCCGAGCAGGCCAAGGCGGTCGAGGCCGGCGGCAAGTACATCGCCCGCCACAAGGAGCGCGGCAAGCTCACCGCCCGCGAGCGGATCGAGCTGCTCGTCGACGAGGGCTCTGCCTTCCTGGAGCTGATGCCGCTGGCCGGCTGGGGCAGCGACTTCGCGGTCGGGGCCTCGCTCGTCACGGGCATCGGCGTCGTCGAGGGCGTCGAGTGCATGATCATCGCCAACGACCCCACGGTGAAGGGCGGCGCCCTCAACCCCTGGTCGCTGAAGAAGTCCTTCCGGGCGGCCGAGATCGCCGAGAAGAACTTCCTCCCGTCGATCAACCTCACCGAGTCGGGCGGCGCCGACCTCCCCACCCAGAAGGAGATCTTCATCCCCGGTGGGCGCGGCTTCCGCGACCTGACCCGGTCCAGCGCCCGCAAGCAGCCCACCATCTCGGTGGTCTTCGGCAACTCGACCGCGGGCGGCGCCTACGTCCCCGGCATGAGCGACTACGTGATCATGGTCAAGGAGCAGGCCAAGGTCTTCCTGGCCGGCCCGCCGCTGGTGAAGATGGCGACCGGCGAGGAGTCCGACGACGAGACCCTCGGCGGCGCCGAGATGCACTCGCGGATCTCCGGCTCCTCCGACTTCCTCGCGGTCGACGAGTACGACGCCATCCGGCTCGCCCGTCGTACCGTCGCCCGGCTCAACTGGCGCAAGGCCGGGACGCCGCCGGCGGTCGACTACGCCGAGCCGGACCTCGACCCCGAGGACCTGCTCGACCTGATCCCGACCGACCTCAAGGAGCCCTTCGACCCGCGCGAGGCGATCCTGCGCATCGTCGACGGCACGAGCGCCGGCAACGGCCAGCCCTTCGACGAGTTCAAGCCGCTCTACGGCTCGGCGCTGTGCGTCGGCTGGGCGCAGATCCACGGCCACCCGGTCGGCATCCTCGCCAACGCGCGCGGCGTGCTGATGAGCGAGGAGGCCCAGAAGGCCGCCCAGTTCATCCAGCTGGCCAACCAGAAGGACACGCCGCTGCTCTTCCTGCACAACACGACCGGCTACATGGTCGGCGCCGAGTACGAGCAGGGCGGCATCATCAAGCACGGCGCGATGATGATCAACGCGGTCTCCAACTCGAAGGTGCCGCACCTGACGGTGATCATGGGTGCGTCGTACGGCGCCGGCAACTACGGCATGAACGGCCGCGCCTACGACCCGCGCTTCCTCTTCACCTGGCCGTCCGCGAAGTCCTCGGTCATGGGCCCCGCGCAGCTGGCCGGCGTGCTCGAGATCGTCGCGCGCGAGTCCGCGGAGAAGAAGGGCCAGCCCTTCGACGCCGAGGGCTTTGCGGGCATCAAGGAGATGGTCGAGCAGCAGATCGAGGAGCAGTCGCTGCCCTACGTCCTCTCCGGGATGGTGTACGACGACGGCGTCATCGACCCGCGCGACACCCGGACGGTCCTGGGCATCTGCCTGTCCGTCATCGACAACCAGCCGATCGAGGGCGCCATGAACTTCGGCGTCTTCCGCATGTAG